One genomic region from Portunus trituberculatus isolate SZX2019 chromosome 5, ASM1759143v1, whole genome shotgun sequence encodes:
- the LOC123515200 gene encoding LOW QUALITY PROTEIN: 4-trimethylaminobutyraldehyde dehydrogenase A-like (The sequence of the model RefSeq protein was modified relative to this genomic sequence to represent the inferred CDS: inserted 1 base in 1 codon) yields the protein MASGLGGQLVRRGFQRSVGGPWNYVAGRRCDPTHPTSPPFKVTAPATGQVLCEVAXVGKEEVDRAVRSAKDALPVWSKLSGRERGQKLLEACRIIRENLEDISRLEVQDTGKPIWEARVDIGSCADALEYYGGLAPAIVGQHVPLSGGSFALVQRRPLGVVGGIGAWNFPMQTCVWKVAPALACGNTFVYKPSQFTPVTAVTLGEVLTSAGVMDGVFNVVQGEGETGEYLCHHPDVAKLSFTGSVPTGSKVMAAAAGGIKAVTLELGGKSPLIVFEDAHLENAIKATLIANFLSQGQVCSNGTRVFVHRSIAKTFIERLVSATKALKIGDPMADCTTVGATIHEGHARKVLGYLESAREEGAVVACGGERVVLGGDLAGGWYLSPAVLTNCRDDMKVVKEEVFGSVAAILEFETEEEVVRRANDTLFGLAGAVFTRDLNRAHRVAEGVEAGTVWINNYNLYPTEVPFGGYKQSGVGRENGTAVVDAFTQTRTIYVELGDVDAGPLYVE from the exons ATGGCTAGTGGTCTGGGAGGTCAGCTGGTGCGGCGAGGATTTCAGAGGTCAGTGGGCGGTCCGTGGAATTATGTGGCAGGTCGCCGATGTGACCCGACCCACCCCACCTCACCCCCCTTCAAA GTTACGGCCCCAGCGACAGGCCAGGTGCTGTGTGAGGTGG GGGTCggcaaggaggaggtggacaggGCTGTGAGGAGTGCCAAAGATGCCCTGCCTGTCTGGAGCAAG ctaAGTGGGCGGGAGCGAGGCCAGAAGTTATTGGAAGCTTGTCGTATTATTAGAGAGAATTTGGAAGATATCTCTCGGCTGGAg GTTCAAGACACCGGCAAGCCAATATGGGAAGCTCGTGTAGATATTGGGTCCTGCGCTGATGCTCTTGAGTACTACGGTGGTCTGGCCCCGGCGATAGTTG GCCAGCATGTTCCCCTGAGTGGCGGCTCCTTTGCCTTAGTGCAGCGGCGGCCCctgggggtggtggggggcaTTGGGGCGTGGAACTTCCCTATGCAGACCTGTGTGTGGAAA gTGGCTCCAGCGCTGGCCTGTGGGAATACCTTCGTGTACAAGCCCTCGCAGTTCACCCCAGTGACCGCCGTGACGCTGGGGGAGGTGCTCACCAGTGCTGGGGTGATGGACGGGGTGTTCAatgtggtgcag ggtgAGGGGGAGACGGGGGAGTACCTGTGCCATCACCCTGACGTGGCCAAACTCTCCTTCACTGGCTCTGTTCCCACCGGCAGCAAG GTGATGGCAGCTGCGGCGGGGGGCATCAAGGCAGTGACGCTGGAGTTAGGGGGCAAATCTCCACTCATTGTGTTTGAGGACGCACACTTGGAGAATGCTATCAAGGCGACCCTCATTGCCAACTTTCTCTCCCAAGGCCAG gTCTGCTCAAACGGCACCAGGGTATTCGTTCACCGCAGCATTGCCAAGACCTTCATTGAACGCCTTGTCTCCGCTACCAAGGCCCTGAAGATTGGTGACCCCATGGCTGACTGCACCACTGTCGGGGCCACCATTCATGAGGGCCACGCCAGGAAGGTGCTTGGTTACCTCGAGTCTGCCAGGGAGGAG GGGGCAGTGGTGGCGTGTGGGGGGGAGCGAGTGGTGCTGGGGGGCGACCTGGCAGGGGGCTGGTACCTCTCCCCGGCTGTCCTCACCAATTGTCGCGATGATATGAAg gtggtgaaggaggaggtgtttgGCAGTGTGGCAGCCATCCTTGAGTttgagacagaggaggaggtggtgaggagaGCGAATGACACACTGTTTGGCCTGGCTGGGGCTGTGTTTACTAG GGACCTGAACCGCGCACACCGGGTTGCCGAGGGGGTGGAGGCAGGCACAGTGTGGATCAACAACTACAACCTGTACCCGACTGAGGTGCCGTTTGGAGGGTACAAGCAGAGTGGAGTGGGGCGGGAGAATGGTACAGCAGTGGTGGATGCCTTCACGCAGACTCGCACCATTTACGTGGAGCTGGGCGATGTGGATGCCGGCCCGCTCTATGTGGAGTGA